A stretch of Girardinichthys multiradiatus isolate DD_20200921_A chromosome 20, DD_fGirMul_XY1, whole genome shotgun sequence DNA encodes these proteins:
- the LOC124857314 gene encoding gastrula zinc finger protein XlCGF57.1-like yields the protein MWRQQFKRWQSAAVGDISQTAKKEEGFQRLHNTLEAGFNPKVLLHRLDVKQMLMVKEKAAVNHRVCADLHDPKPLHIKKEQEEVCTSLEGEQLNGEEIDAISFPVTATPVKSVDDKQSPLLLQLHQDQIRGRELEEENYGEESIWIRDHEDGSISSEVKVTEKEEEDDESGLKTKDMDNDWKESRDPELDGNIVNKPFSSSDFAGQHVHSHSIQKHMTDLEIGSSSSLDNKCFTENKKVGSIKKVQAGEKLSCKECSKTFIGKYALNTHMRVHTGEKPFCCDLCGHRFTQRTNLNTHMRHHTGQKPFCCDLCGRRFTHKANLNAHLRIHTGQKPFCCDDCGQRFSQKHHLNMHTRIHTGQKPFSCDVCGKKVSHKASLNTHMRIHTGQKPFCCDLCGKRFTRKDNLNMHMRIHTGQKPFCCDDCGQKFSQKDHLNTHTRIHTGQKPFCCDLCGQRFTHKASLNTHMRIHTGQKPFCCDICGRRFTHKANLNTHMRIHTGQKPFCCDVCGRRFTHKATLKTHMRIHTGQKPFCCDVCGQKFTHKASLNTHMRIHTGQKPLL from the coding sequence atgttaagcagatgctgatggttaaagAAAAAGCTGCTGTAAACCACAGAGTTTGTGCTGACCTACATGACCCAAAGCCCCTCCACATaaagaaggaacaggaggaagtCTGCACCAGTCTGGAGGGAGAGCAGCTTAATGGGGAGGagattgatgccatcagctttccagtcactgctactccAGTAAAGAGTGTGGATGATAAACAGTCCCCTCTGCTGTTACAGCTTCATCAAGACCAAATTAGAGGCAGAGAGCTTGAAGAGGAGAACTATGGAGAAGAATCCATCTGGATACGAGATCACGAagatggttccatttcctcagaGGTTAAAGTCACTGAGAAGGAAGAAGAGGATGATGAATCTGGACTGAAAACTAAGGACATGGACAATGACTGGAAGGAGAGCAGAGATCCTGAGTTAGATGGAAACATTgttaacaaaccttttagctcCTCTGACTTTGCTGGACAGCATGTTCACAGTCACTCTATTCAGAAACACATGACAGATTTAGAAATAGGTTCTTCAAGCTCTTTggataataaatgttttacggAGAATAAAAAGGTGGGTTCAATAAAGAAAGTCCAGGCTGGAGAGAAGTTGAGCTGTAAAGAGTgtagtaaaacatttattggaaaatatgctttaaacacacacatgagagtccacacaggagagaaacctttctgttgtgatctttgtggacaTAGATTTACCCAAAGaacaaatttaaacacacacatgagacaTCACACGgggcagaaacctttctgttgtgatctttgtggaAGAAGGTTTACCCATAAAGCAAATTTAAACGCACAtctgagaatccacactggacagaaacctttctgttgtgatgattgtggacaaagattttcCCAGAAACACCATTTGAACATGCACACAAGAATCCACacgggacagaaacctttcagttgtgatgtttgtggaaaaaaagtTAGCCATAAggcaagtttaaacacacacatgagaatccacactggacagaaacctttctgttgtgatctttgtggaAAAAGGTTTACCCGAAAAGACAATTTGAACAtgcacatgagaatccacacgggacagaaacctttttgtTGTGATGATTGTGGACAAAAATTTTCCCAGAAAGACCATTTGAACACGCACACAAGAATCCACacgggacagaaacctttctgttgtgatctttgtggacaaagatttacccataaagccagtttaaacacacacatgagaatccacacgggacagaaacctttctgttgtgatattTGTGGAAGAAGGTTTACCCATAAagcaaatttaaacacacacatgagaatccacacgggacagaaacctttctgttgtgatgtttgtggaaggagATTTACCCATAAAGCAACGTTAAagacacacatgagaatccacacgggtcagaaacctttctgttgtgatgtttgtggacaaAAATTTACCCATAAagcaagtttaaacacacatatgagaatccacacgggacagaaacctttgttgtga